aactaaaagcATCAGACGTCTACTCTGATGATAGTGGCTCAGATTCCGACACGGGGTCTGATTTTAGCACGGAAAAGCATGGTGTAGCCAACAAATCTTCGTTTCCTCCGTCAACCAAGCGGCAGCAgagtagcagcagcagtagtagTAGTGATTCTGATGTAGGTTACAGTGTTAACAGTAGACAAATTAACTTAAGCTTAATTTCCAAAattattttgtcttcttttatAGGATGACGAAAAAAGTAGCAAGACAAAGAAGCCAGTGTTCGTGGAATCCAAAGAGCAATTGGGTCGTATTCGTCTCTCTCGTCACAAGCTTGAGAAATGGGTCCACGCCCCTTTCCTCAAGCGTGCGGTTGTAGGTTGTTTTGTCCGTATTGGCATCGGTATGAACAATGGTAGATCTGTCTACCGTATTGCCGAAATCATTGATGTCTGCGAAACGGGAAAAATTTATCAACTTGGCCCAACCAGAACAAACAAGGGGCTGCGGCTCAGACATGGTGCTCAAGAACGGGTGTTTCGACTTGAATTTGTTAGTAATCAAGTACTTTCTTCTTTATAAAATCTTAAACTGGTGTTTTGCactaacatttttaaaaactaggATTTCAGTGATTCAGAGTTTAAAAAGTGGATGGACGATTGTAACACTCAGGGCACATCTCCTCCCACCTTAGAGGACATTCAGAAGAAGCTAAATGATATAAAGGAAGCTGCCAACTTTGAATTCAACGAAGAAGACATCAACCAGGTAAAGATAGTGCGTGGTATATGCGTAACATTATGaaaaagttgtattttttatgtatatcTTTAGAtgttagaagaaaaaagtcgATTCCGAAAGACACCTTATAATTATGCCATGCGCAAAAATCAACTTATGAAGGAAAGACAAATTGCCCTAATAAAGTATGTCGAAATTTCTCTATAGCCACAAATTGGATATTGGTAATAATATCAATGGCCTCAACAGaggagaggaagaagaaacagaaCGGCTCACAAAAGAATTAGCTGAATTAGAAGAGAGGGCAGATGAATTAAGCAAACGATCTCTTTCATCGACGTTATCATCGATTTCATTTATCAACGAGCGAAACCGTAAGCGTAATGTGGAAAGAGCTGAAGAGGCTATTCTAGAGGAAATTCGGGCTAGTGGAGGCCAGAAAACGGAAGATCCATTTACGCGAAGAAGCACGAGACCAGGGAAATCGGGAAGTTACCGTCCAAACGGCGAAACACTACCGTCTACGACTGAAGTTCTCTCTGCTCCAACCAGCAAGGTTCTAGAAGGCCAGGCTGCTGCATCAAATCATGAAATTAGAACAGAACCAAAGGACAAGGGTAAAACCCTAGTTGCTAAACCCAAAACAAGTGATTTGTTTTCAGCGCATGATTTTGATATCAAGATCGATCTAGAAGTCCCTCTTCCATGTAAGTACTTGAAGTTTATGACTTTATATTGcattttttaacttttttgttttgtagctcaaccTGTTGTTGTTACCCCAAAACCAGTGGCAAATCTAAAAGAACAGCCTCGTCGTTCTCTCAACCTTGAAGATTACAAGAAAAAGCGTGGATTAATCTGAACTGTAAGAACCCTTTACTCATATCGACATGCAAACTGATGGACTGCAAAATTTAATACCTTAACACATTCAGGGTGTGAAAATGCAaagcaacaaacaaatcaaCTTTGTATTCCTCTGATTAGTGTTAAGTGTGTATAATACATTAAGCCAATACACAACCTGGCTTATGTCATGTAATATATGGAGAGTTGTGTACCATCAGGTCATCAATTGAGATTGAAACAATGTATTTCCCTGGTACCATTGCCAACCCCAATACACGTGGTTCTTCGGCAACATTATCTGTAACATCCATTTCTTAATactttttcagaattttatTTGTCAAGACAATTACCATCTGGAGGAGGATATTCATAACAGGAACCCAGAATTATATTGCAGTCTCTGTCTGTACATAGAAACTGGCCAACCAAGGTGCGACCATCttcaatttctattttcataCAGGCGTTCAGCCATGATTCCAATTTCAATCTTCCAGGAGATTTAACCTTTGGTAACAATGAAACAGTAGGCATCAATACCAAACTTTACAATGAAGCTTTCTTTACGTACTTTCGTagttaattctttttcttttgatgctTCTTTTGATATATCAACCATTGCAATGTTTTCAAGCTTAGACTGacattcttccattttttccaaTTGTCTAAATGCTTCACTAGTAGAAAACAGATGGCGTACAATGAGCACGGATCTTTAAAACTatcgtttttttctgttttactgctatcgtcATCTatcggtcacatttctagttaattctctacatacactcaccgATATTtatgctgcatcgcgctagcgctgtagtgTACTACTGCCATA
This genomic stretch from Daphnia carinata strain CSIRO-1 chromosome 4, CSIRO_AGI_Dcar_HiC_V3, whole genome shotgun sequence harbors:
- the LOC130694900 gene encoding RNA polymerase-associated protein Rtf1-like, with translation MSKRRADSTSGSGSGSSSSSSSSESDAESGLVTSPNKRQRTGVAANSPPPKLIANDSDSETSDSDDDWDASGKKKKPKKKKAKASAGKMNRKPSGGNDSHSDPEEGEVSDNSDSDGGARKSGSSSSYSSSESEEEFNDGYDENLMGDDNDQARLASMTEKEREEELFNRNERREVMRTRFEIEKKLKAAKRKEQHKKKSSSKSKSDYKDKGLKDWGDKDLDKDVKERSKERKKTVEENKGRTDKKAQAMNALKARREEKKEREEKEKQRMEDRKNDDKDGDLDGVSADANKKKLKASDVYSDDSGSDSDTGSDFSTEKHGVANKSSFPPSTKRQQSSSSSSSSDSDDDEKSSKTKKPVFVESKEQLGRIRLSRHKLEKWVHAPFLKRAVVGCFVRIGIGMNNGRSVYRIAEIIDVCETGKIYQLGPTRTNKGLRLRHGAQERVFRLEFVSNQDFSDSEFKKWMDDCNTQGTSPPTLEDIQKKLNDIKEAANFEFNEEDINQMLEEKSRFRKTPYNYAMRKNQLMKERQIALIKGEEEETERLTKELAELEERADELSKRSLSSTLSSISFINERNRKRNVERAEEAILEEIRASGGQKTEDPFTRRSTRPGKSGSYRPNGETLPSTTEVLSAPTSKVLEGQAAASNHEIRTEPKDKGKTLVAKPKTSDLFSAHDFDIKIDLEVPLPSQPVVVTPKPVANLKEQPRRSLNLEDYKKKRGLI
- the LOC130694950 gene encoding N-alpha-acetyltransferase 38, NatC auxiliary subunit-like — encoded protein: MEECQSKLENIAMVDISKEASKEKELTTKVKSPGRLKLESWLNACMKIEIEDGRTLVGQFLCTDRDCNIILGSCYEYPPPDDNVAEEPRVLGLAMVPGKYIVSISIDDLMVHNSPYIT